tattttatttgaaataatttatgaaatgttgattattattattttaatttctttatcttttattttttttaattttttagatttgatctttcgctaaaatttctttattttattattattattattatttatttttcattacactaccaaaaggaaactactttccagcaaacaaagaGTGTGTTTGATAGTGTGGTGGCGGTTgctttcaaatagtttttcgtgccaaaaatacatgccaatgatggttttttattttttaaaaatcatttttgacatcagcacatcaaaactattcaaaaaatacaaaccgcactcaattttaacaaaaacaataattgaaaTTTGTGAAAACACAGGTTGAAACGCAGAGCCAAACGGGTTCTAAGTTGCCATCAATAAACGTGAAGTATGCTCATTAATCTCATGcacattttgattattttttttgaatattttaataacGTTTATGATATGGattcttataataattttttttttattttttttattttcatggggGTTTTAATGTAGAGAACATAGGGAGTGTAAAGGTGGCaacttttttgctttattttatactGTATTTAAAGCCAGTGCCTTTGAGGTTTTATGGCAGCCCATCAACAATATTCTTAGCACGATCTTATCATTTATGGTACTAGCCTGTTGGGCCtcccttttcattattttaagcGTAGTTGCCACCCATCTTTCTGTGGCTCCATGTTCCTTCTCCGAACCATTCATATAGGTATCTTAAATAGTGTAGCTGGAGCTTTACCGGTTatgctttttaatatattttttaagtaaaatatatttttgaaaatattttaaaaacaaacattaatgtACTTTCAAAAACATAATCCTCTTGTATCTGACGCTTTAAATTCCAACAATGAGTTCCTGATTAAACAATATCTACATTCAATTAAAACTTATGGTATAATTTCTTGAcagcaaaataaagaaaaaagtaagAACATGTAATATCTAGGAAAAAAGTAAGAGCATGTAATATCTAGGTAATTTCTATGCTCTTTAAATTAGGCCTTCAAATTAAGACTGTAATGAGCCCATGGCAGAGAGAGACATGAAAGTGTAATttcagaaaattattatttatataacaaatttaataaacatgtaaaattaaattgaatttattaattttgtactagttaaatttgattttattgattttaaatttttatttgatttagcatgttaaatatttattgacttaaattttatgagttaattcgtaattttaacaattttgtttGTGATAGCTCTTGTGGTtcagattttaaaaagataattgagaaattattttcactcgtgatttgtttgatttaaataagtattgaattaaaaatatttagttaaaattatgattaaaattgttgttttaaCTTAAATTACCACAAAAAATACTGGTGAAGATGGAGAGGATGCAAAAGACGATTGGGTATCTTATTAATCGTCAAAACATCAACTGTTGTGGTCAATTCTGCTGGGACTAAAAGCCAACCACTTGATGAATGGGCATTAGCTGTTTAGCACTCCATGGTAAACACTTCAGGCTCTTTTCCCGCCCCTTTCCCCGCTGGTTCCTTGATATCTTCAAGGGGTGCGAGCGCCTCGTTCGAGGATTGAGCATAAAGGACTAAAAAGAGTTCAATAAATACTAAAAGACATAAAGTGcagtttttataatattcatagTAATGGTCACcagctaatttataatttattcatctaCTTTATCAATgaatgaaaaatgataaaagaaaaggaagagagaagaaaggACAGGCGGAGTCAGATGTTGGACCTAACTCCACTTTCCTGGCACGCGTAGTTCACGCATACACAAGCACATTCAGAATagtattcaattaaaaaaaaacaaaagggataaaagaagaagagagaagaaataaagTGAGTCTTCTGCATTATTAGCACATCACGTGAAAAGAAAGACACAAACAAAGTTATTCAACGTAAGATTTAAaaccttttagtatatttttctaagaaaaaaattatttttttaatgtgagatttgaaactttttgtagatatattttatgttcacaagaaaaatattatgttttttcaaagtgaaatttgaaaccttttaatatatataccctatatttctaagaaaaaaagttatttttttaaaataagatttcaaaccctttagtatatatactatatgttttcagatcatttagACGTGTTGATatcgaaaataattttttaaaaataaaaaaatatcatgcagccaacttgggttaacccattaagcaTTATTCTCGTATCATGGTTCagaataacctaatagaaaataaataaaacaaatcatgaaatgtgaaatgtgaaaaaaaattaggcaGAAAAGTAATCTAAATGTTTATACAATAGATTTAACAGAAATACCAAATAAGCATTAGAACAAACCAAAtacaagcaaaataaaatatatacgtGAATGTGAATAGCATAATGTTGGGAGTGAGTTACCTTggaataaaattatcaatatgtacctaaataaaattcaaattcaccttggtaaaatttttatatagacAAATGCCGGGATTCAGAAATTTTTTCCCGAGaacatgaaatttaatatttgggatATAGAGGGAATTTGGTAAAATTTAAGAGTGCGTGCGCGCATGCTCGcgtgagaagaaaaaaagaaaggtggGAAATTACCATTTACATGTGAGAGAGATAGAATTATAGCgaaaacataaaatcttaagggAAGATCTTGAGGGAACATTAACCAAGCTTAGTGAGTattaattggaagaaataaaaatcaagtgaagGTGAGTATAAATGGAGAGAGGAAGTTCAACCAAGTTAAAGAAGAGGTGGAGTTGCAAGCTGCATTTGGGAAGTGTTTAGAGTTTAATTACTTGCTTGGTAATGCATTTTAAGGATTTTTGATCTgaattttaatagtttaaagtttttaattgattgaaattttgaaattaaaaagttaGGGTTCTTCAATAAATGTGggggaaataaaaattaattgtaatttGTCATGGGGAATAGTGTGAAAATTAGagtaaagtaattaaattattgtaattgaagtaaaatttttgataattaaataaagctAGTGGCTGGCCAAATGATGAGAGATTTTAGGGGATTTAATTGTGAATAAATGTTGGGAATTGACTAATAATGTAGCAAGTAGAActgtttttttgaatatttctttataactttttaaatttcatggaaCACTTGTGTTGATTCTTGTGTGAAATATTactaccataaaaataaaaaaagaattgatgtcCAGATAAGGAATGTCATTGAATTGTTGGTCCCTATTAGATTTTGGTATGTAATGGAGTCATGAGACGTTAAAAATTCTTGAGAGATGAATTGCACTATGAACAGTGAAATGAATTGAACTGTTCCTTATTTTGTGAACAGTGAAAAATTTTTGGTATGTAATGTCATTGAATTCACTTGTGAACAGTAAAATGAATTACActattccttattttttattagccgTAAAGAACGAAAAGCATGTTTtcgttgcttttctttttcagcaTTTTAAACGCAAAATTCATATGGATCCCATGCATaataaatcacttttttttattatcaaacggTTGCGGACTGCGGTTTAAATAAAACGCAACTGCAGCCGCATTAACAAACGGATTGTAACTCATAAGAAAGAGCGAGGTGACCTTCATTATAACTTTACTGCCCCACCTCTCTCGCCTACGTGCAGCAACCACACTACTAGATGTTCATggcgtcttcttcttcttcgtctagACCTGGTGGGGGTTACGATGTATTTCTAAGTTTTAGAGGTGAAGATACTCGCAAAAAATTTACGGATCATCTTTTCACTGCTTTACAGACAGCAGGAATCCATACATTTCGAGATAACGACAAACTTCGTATAGGTGAAGAAATCTCCTCACAACTCCTCCAAGGAATACAAGAATCCAAGATTTCTATAGTGGTTTTCTCCAAGGGCTATGCTTCCTCCACTTGGTGTCTTGATGAACTTGAAAAGATTCTTGATTGCAAACAGACAACTGGTCAGTTTGTTATACCTGTTTTCTATGATATCGCTCCTTCTGATATTAGAAAACAGACGGGGAGTTTTGCTGAAGCCTTTGATAAGCATGAAGAACGTTTTaaggaagaaatggagaagGTCCAAAAGTGGAGAAAAGCTCTCGAGAAGGCTGCCAATATAGCTGGGCTGGATCCTCACAGTATCGCAAATGGgtacttcttttctttccctgtaTCAATAGCAAATGCTTATAACTTTTACTCttattatgttttgtattttaaatttgcattaaattcaaaagatttatctttcatcaatgagtgatgactttttttttctatgcgcAGGcatgaatcaaaattaattcaaacgATTGTCGAAGAAGTTTTAAGCAAGTTGAAGACAACAATGATATCTGGAGGTGAGCTGCTTGACGATGCTGAGGAGAAGCAGATAACAAATACAGCTGTGCGGAGGTTGAAGACAACAATAATATCTGGTGGTGGGCTGCTTGACGATGCTGAGGAGAAGCAGATAACAAATACAGCTGTGCGGGAGTGGCTGGCCGAGTATAAAGACGCTGTCTATGACGCCGAAGACTTCTTGGATGAGATTGATTATGAAGCTCAAACCTTCATAGGTCAGACGCCGAAGAGGTTGATCAAATTAGGAGACCTCCAGGAGAGACTAGATTACTTAGTTAAACGAAAGGTTGACCTTGGTTTGATCAACCGCACGGGAAAAGAACCATCATCGCCTAAAAGGCCAACAACTTCTCTGGTGGATGAACGTGGTGTTTATGGTAGAGATTATGACACGGCAGCAATACTGAAGTTGCTTCTATCAGATGATGCAAATGAAGAAAACCCAGGTGTCGTTCCCATTGGGGGAATGGGCGGGGTTGGTAAAACCACGCTTGCGCAGCTTGTATACAATCACAACAGAGTAGAAGAGTGGTTCGGTCTCAAAGCCTGGGTTTGTGTTTCAGAAGATTTCAGTGTTTCGAAGTTAACCAAGGTTATCCTTGAGGCGTTCGGTTCAAAGCCTGCTTGTGATAATCTGGATCAGCTCCAGCGTCAGTTGAAGCAGAGATGGGAGGGAAATAAATTCTTGGTTGTTTTAGATGACGTTTGGAATGAAGATTATGCTGAATGGGATAGGTTTCTTACCCCCCCTGAAGTACGGAGCACAAGGGAGTAAGATTCTTGTCACAACACGCAATGAAAGTGTAGCAAGAGTCGTGAGAACTGTTCCAACTCATCATCTAAAAGAATTGACGGAAGACAGCTGCTGGTCCGTGTTCGCCAAACATGCATTTCGTGGTGAAAATCCCAATGATGATGAAGAGTTGCTAGAGATTGGAAGAAAAATAGCGAGAAAGTGTAAAGGCCTTCCTCTAGCTGCAAAAACACTCGGAGGTCTGCTACGCACCCAAAGAGATGTCGAGGAGTGGGAGAAGTTATTGGAAAGCAATCTATGGGATTTACGCAAAGACAATATCCTCCCAGCTTTGAGATTAAGCTATCTTTATCTCCTGCCACATCTAAAGAAATGTTTTGCTTATTGTGCCTTATTTCCAAAAGACTATGAATTTCAAAAGGATGAATTAGTTCTCTTTTGGATGGCAGAGGGCTTCTTAGACTCCTCTGCAGTAGATGATGAGATGGAAAAAGCAGGTGCTATGTGCTTTGATGATCTCTTGTCAAGGTCCTTTTTCCAGCAATCAAGTGCCTCTCCCTCATCATTTGTGATGCACGATCTCATGCATGACTTGGCTATCCATGTGTCTGGTCAATTTTGCTTCAGGTTGGGGGAAAATAATTCTTCCAAGGCCACCAGAAGTACTCGACATTTATCACATACGGGAGCCCATTTTTGCAGCACAGAATTGGAAAACATCCGTGAAGCCCAACTTATACGCACATTCCAAACTTTTGTAAGTTATTGGCATCATTTTCCTGATTGGTATAATGAGATCTTTCATATATTGCCAACACTTGGGCGCCTACGTGTGCTATCCTTGTCTGACCATCCCGGTGCAGCTAAGATGCTTTGTTCAACTAGCAATTTGAAGCATTTGCGGTATTTGGATCTCTCGCCGTCAGATTCGCCGTCAAATTTAGTAACGTTGCCTGAAGGAGTGAGTGCTCTTCTCAATTTGCAAACGTTGATCTTGAAAAAGTGCCGACAACTTGCTAGTCTACCTGATCTTGGAAATTTGAAGCATTTACGACATCTGAATCTTGAAGGAGCAGGAATCGAAAGGTTGCCTGCATCTCTGGTAAGGTTAATCAACTTGCGGTATCTTAACATCTCACAGACGAATTCTTTGAAAGAGATGCCACCACATATAGGTCAACTTGCAAAGCTCCAAACGTTGACTTTATTTCTCGTGGGAAGACAAAGTGAGAATAGCATTAAAGAATTGGGAAAGCTACGACATCTACGGGGAGTACTTCGTATTAAGAACCTTGAAAATGTGGTGGATGCTCGGGATGCTGCTGAGGCAAATTTGAAAGGTAAAAAGCTTGATCATCTGAGCTTTAGCTGGAATGGTAAGACTCATGACCCGCAACACGTAACAAGCACACTTGAGAAATTAGAGCCAAATAGAAAGGTGAAGGATCTTCAGATTTACTGTTATGGAGGTGTAAGGTTTCCGGAGTGGGTAGGAGACTCCTCTTTCTCAAATATAGTGTCCTTGATGCTCTATGAATGTACAAACTGCACCTCCTTACCACCGCTCGGACAATTAGCTTCTTTAGAGGATCTCTCCATT
This region of Populus alba chromosome 3, ASM523922v2, whole genome shotgun sequence genomic DNA includes:
- the LOC118054256 gene encoding LOW QUALITY PROTEIN: putative disease resistance RPP13-like protein 1 (The sequence of the model RefSeq protein was modified relative to this genomic sequence to represent the inferred CDS: deleted 1 base in 1 codon) is translated as MFMASSSSSSRPGGGYDVFLSFRGEDTRKKFTDHLFTALQTAGIHTFRDNDKLRIGEEISSQLLQGIQESKISIVVFSKGYASSTWCLDELEKILDCKQTTGQFVIPVFYDIAPSDIRKQTGSFAEAFDKHEERFKEEMEKVQKWRKALEKAANIAGLDPHSIANGHESKLIQTIVEEVLSKLKTTMISGGELLDDAEEKQITNTAVRRLKTTIISGGGLLDDAEEKQITNTAVREWLAEYKDAVYDAEDFLDEIDYEAQTFIGQTPKRLIKLGDLQERLDYLVKRKVDLGLINRTGKEPSSPKRPTTSLVDERGVYGRDYDTAAILKLLLSDDANEENPGVVPIGGMGGVGKTTLAQLVYNHNRVEEWFGLKAWVCVSEDFSVSKLTKVILEAFGSKPACDNLDQLQRQLKQRWEGNKFLVVLDDVWNEDYAEWDRFLTPLKYGAQGSKILVTTRNESVARVVRTVPTHHLKELTEDSCWSVFAKHAFRGENPNDDEELLEIGRKIARKCKGLPLAAKTLGGLLRTQRDVEEWEKLLESNLWDLRKDNILPALRLSYLYLLPHLKKCFAYCALFPKDYEFQKDELVLFWMAEGFLDSSAVDDEMEKAGAMCFDDLLSRSFFQQSSASPSSFVMHDLMHDLAIHVSGQFCFRLGENNSSKATRSTRHLSHTGAHFCSTELENIREAQLIRTFQTFVSYWHHFPDWYNEIFHILPTLGRLRVLSLSDHPGAAKMLCSTSNLKHLRYLDLSPSDSPSNLVTLPEGVSALLNLQTLILKKCRQLASLPDLGNLKHLRHLNLEGAGIERLPASLVRLINLRYLNISQTNSLKEMPPHIGQLAKLQTLTLFLVGRQSENSIKELGKLRHLRGVLRIKNLENVVDARDAAEANLKGKKLDHLSFSWNGKTHDPQHVTSTLEKLEPNRKVKDLQIYCYGGVRFPEWVGDSSFSNIVSLMLYECTNCTSLPPLGQLASLEDLSIYEFHKVETVGSEFYGNRTAVKKPFESLKKLRFVRMAVWREWISDEGSREAFPLLDELTIVECPNLAKVLPSHHLPCVTRLKIRACERLAAPFPRFHRLHSLDVSGNRFQMGCSPSEQMGWAALKCFALDLVPNVNSLSISDCPDLESLCAHERPLNDLTSLHSLSIWGCPKLVSFPRGGLPAPVLTRLVLNYCNNLKQLPESMHSLLPSLNHLEINDCREVELCPEGGFPSTLQSLEICRCNKLIAGRMQWGLQTLPSLSHFTIGGHENIESFPEEMLLPSSLTSLKIEFLKHLKSLDYKWLQHLTSLRELAISHCPMIESMPEEGLPSSLSSLEISGCPMLRKSCEREKGKDWPKISHIPCRILWSW